From the Salvelinus alpinus chromosome 32, SLU_Salpinus.1, whole genome shotgun sequence genome, one window contains:
- the LOC139562632 gene encoding zinc finger SWIM domain-containing protein 8-like isoform X7, whose product MELMFAEWEDGERFSFEDSDRFEEDSLCSFISEAESLCQNWRGWRKQSAGPNSPTVKIKDGQVIPLVELSAKQVAFHIPFEVVEKVYPPVPEQLQLRIAYWSFPENEEDIRLYSCLANGSPDEFQRGEQLYRMRAVKDPLQIGFHLSATVVSPQAGQSKGAYNVAVMFDRCRITSCSCTCGAGAKWCAHVVALCLFRIHNASAVCLRAPVSESLSRLQRDQLQKFAQYLISELPQQILPTAQRLLDELLSSQSTAINTVCGAPDPTAGPSASDQSTWYLDESTLSDNIKKTLHKFCGPSPVVFSDVNSMYLSSTEPPAAAEWACLLRPLRGREPEGIWNLLSIVREMLKRRDSNAAPLLEILTEQCLTYEQIIGWWYSVRTSASHSSASGHTGRSNGQSEVAAHACASMCDEMVVLWRLAVLDPTMSPHRRLELAAQLKQWHLKVIEIVKRGQHRKSLDKLFQGFKPAVESCYFNWEVAYPLPGITYCSADKKSASFCWARAVQQQRGAKAGLAGDPPEHGGGRSGSSEGGGGDYKGRSPQQEVAVRPKETIVSKRKGLSAGGGGGVLVRLGGSVSLSLEEGSSKGMYKGAGSSSSTGGKAKIAQGGKSSSGGSGVVGGKHQAAKRRTSSEDSSLEPDMAELSLDDGSSLALGAEASNTFDFMPPPPEMLPSPSPLLREPHKYSGGGKGAGNTPKERAFEGKRVTLAATLPATEPQPAFPTKENAAVIVEAAITVEKVVNVEAEMNGNEEAAIAGDARPSTSVVTVTAAAAKSPRGARRETGTEAVALPNQAPEGAAEAGAGGDPVGEDDYQAYFLNSANEEGAERVSENNEEEPDIFAGIKPLEQEGQMEVLFACAEALHAHGYSNDACRLAVELAGDLLANPPDLKVEQPQTKGKKSKVSTSRQTQVATNTLVKTSFLLTVLSERLELHNLAFSTGMFSLELQRPPASTKALEVKLAYQESEVVALLKKIPLGLVEMTSIRDRAEQLRDGNFCDYRPVLPLMLASFIFDVLCTPVVSPTGSRPPSRNRNNEMPGDEELGFEAAVAALGMKTTVSEAEHPLLCEGTRREKGDLALALMITYKDDQSKLKKILDKLLDRESQTHKPQTLSSFYSSKPAASSQRSPSKHATHTAHGHGGATGGVSKHAPNTTAAAGSSSSLQAVAAGGAAGQQAGLAGSGVQNNSTAGECVSEAREQADGVQPASCDQPSEAVPFKPEGTVPSRLALGGRGAYSGRCWGSPVRQKKKHTGMASIDSSAPETTSDSSPTLSRRPLRGGWAAASWGRGQDSDSISSSSSDSLGSSSSSGSRRAGGGARAKSTDTSRYKGRRPECHAPHVPNQPSEAAAHFYFELAKTVLIKAGGNSSTSIFTQPSASGGHQGPHRNLHLCAFEIGLYALGLHNFVSPNWLSRTYSSHVSWITGQAMEIGSAALNILVECWDGHLTPPEVASLADRASRARDPNMVRAAAELALSCLPHAHALNPNEIQRALVQCKEQDNVMLEKACMAVEEAAKGGGVYPEVLFEVAHQWYWLYEQTVGGVSGAQREGPGRCGANGGAGRRPPETGHGVMDNIGNMDSSGVATVTASVTAAAVVPVISVGSTIYQSHALPGSAMAHPHTQGLHPYTTIQAHLPTVCTPQYLGHPLQHVPRPTVFPVSGGAYPQCVCVPSQGMHPAFIGAQYPFSVATGPHPPMAATAVTFPGVPVPSMTQIAVHPYHTETGLPLSTTVAGAASFSPFYPVGGVHSGATIQAIQGSSLPGMSSQPVSLVSAPFPSEDEQHSQPISQQGLHYLHSAYRVGMLALEMLGRRAHNDHPNNFSRSPPYTEDVKWLLGLAARLGVNYVYQFCVGAAKGVLSPFVLQEIIMEALQRLNPAHIHAHLRTPAFHQLVQRCQQAYLQYIHHRLIHLTPADYDDFVNIIRSARGAFCLTPVGMMQFNDVLQNLKRGKQTKELWQRISLEMATFSP is encoded by the exons ATGGAACTAATGTTCGCCGAGTGGGAAGACGGAGAGAGGTTCTCCTTCGAAGATTCTGACCGGTTCGAGGAGGACTCGCTCTGCTCCTTCATATCAGAGGCTGAGAGTCTGTGTCAGAACTGGAGGGGATGGAGAAAACAGTCTGCTGGACCAAATTCTCCTACAGTGAAGATTAAAG ATGGTCAGGTCATCCCTCTGGTGGAGCTATCAGCCAAGCAGGTGGCATTCCACATCCCGTTTGAGGTGGTGGAGAAGGTCTACCCTCCTGTCCCCGAGCAGCTGCAGCTCCGCATCGCCTACTGGAGCTTCCCAGAGAACGAGGAGGACATCCG GCTGTACTCGTGTCTGGCTAACGGCAGCCCTGATGAGTTCCAGCGAGGGGAGCAGCTGTACAGGATGAGGGCTGTCAAAGACCCTCTGCAGATAG gttTCCACCTCAGTGCCACCGTGGTGTCGCCCCAGGCTGGCCAATCAAAAGGGGCGTACAATGTGGCTGTCATGTTCGACCGCTGCCGCATCACTTCCTGCAGTTGCACCTGTGGAGCCGGGGCCAAGTGGTGCGCCCATGTGGTGGCCCTCTGCCTCTTCAGGATCCACAAC GCGTCTGCAGTGTGCTTGCGAGCCCCCGTGTCAGAGTCCCTGTCCCGGCTGCAGAGGGACCAGCTGCAGAAGTTTGCCCAGTACCTCATCAGTGAGCTTCCCCAACAG ATTTTGCCCACAGCCCAGAGGCTCCTGGATGAGCTCCTGTCCTCCCAGTCCACAGCCATCAACACAGTGTGTGGGGCTCCCG ACCCCACTGCTGGCCCCTCAGCCTCTGATCAGAGCACCTGGTATCTAGATGAGTCTACGCTCAGTGACAACATCAAGAAGACTCTGCACAAGTTCTGTGGCCCCTCTCCTGTTGTCTTCAG TGACGTCAACTCCATGTACCTGTCATCCACGGAGCCTCCGGCGGCGGCAGAGTGGGCGTGTCTGCTGAGGCCGCTGAGGGGGCGGGAGCCCGAGGGGATCTGGAACCTCCTGTCCATCGTTAGGGAGATGCTCAAGAGGAGAGACAGCAATGCTGCACCCCTACTAGAGATCCTCACTGAGCAGTGTCTCACTTATGAACAG ATCATTGGCTGGTGGTACAGCGTGCGTACGTCGGCATCCCACAGCAGTGCCAGCGGGCACACGGGGCGCAGTAACGGGCAGTCGGAGGTGGCAGCCCACGCCTGCGCCAGCATGTGTGATGAGATGGTCGTTCTGTGGAGGCTGGCTGTCCTAGACCCCACCATGAGCCCTCATAG GCGTTTGGAGCTGGCTGCCCAGCTCAAGCAGTGGCATCTGAAAGTGATTGAGATCGTGAAGCGAGGACAACACCGCAAGTCCCTGGACAAACTGTTCCAGGGCTTCAAGCCAGCCGTGGAGTCCTGCTACTTCAACTGGGAGGTGGCCTACCCACTGCCAGGCATCACCTACTGCAGTGCAGACAAGAAGAGCGCTTCCTTCTGCTGGGCCAGGGCAGTGCAGCAGCAGAGAGGGGCCAAGGCTGGCCTGGCTGGAGACCCCCCTGAACATGGAGGAGGGAGATCTGGCAGTTCTGAGGGAGGTGGGGGAGACTACAAGGGCAGAAGTCCCCAACAAGAAGTGGCGGTCAGGCCCAAAGAGACCATCGTGAGCAAGAGGAAGGGGTTGTCGGCCGGGGGCGGAGGAGGGGTCCTAGTGCGGCTAGGGggcagtgtgtctctctctctagaggaGGGCAGTAGTAAGGGGATGTACAAAGGCGCAGGTTCCTCCTCGTCCACTGGGGGCAAGGCTAAGATAGCCCAGGGGGGCAAGTCGTCCTCTGGGGGATCAGGAGTGGTAGGGGGAAAACACCAAGCGGCCAAGCGGCGCACCAGCAGTGAGGACAGCTCCCTCGAGCCTGACATGGCCGAGCTGAGCCTGGATGATGGCTCCAGTCTGGCGCTGGGTGCTGAGGCCAGCAACACCTTTGACTTCATGCCCCCGCCGCCTGAGATGCTGCCCTCACCAAGCCCGCTACTCAGAGAGCCACACAAATACAGTGGGGGAGGGAAAGGGGCCGGAAACACGCCCAAGGAGCGCGCCTTCGAGGGCAAACGGGTCACCCTTGCTGCCACCCTGCCTGCCACTGAGCCCCAGCCCGCTTTCCCCACCAAAGAGAACGCTGCTGTCATCGTGGAAGCAGCCATTACCGTGGAGAAGGTGGTGAATGTGGAGGCGGAGATGAATGGAAATGAGGAGGCGGCCATCGCTGGAGACGCTCGGCCCTCCACCTCGGTTGTTACCGTGACTGCAGCTGCTGCCAAGTCACCGCGTGGTGCCCGCCGAGAAACTGGCACCGAAGCCGTAGCCCTGCCCAATCAGGCCCCAGAGGGAGCAGCAGAAGCAGGGGCAGGAGGAGACCCTGTAGGAGAGGATGACTACCAGGCCTACTTTCTGAATTCAGCTAAtgaggagggggcagagagagtgtCGGAGAACAACGAGGAGGAACCAGACATCTTTGCTGGGATCAAGCCACTGGAGCAGGAGGGCCAGATGGAGGTGCTGTTTGCGTGTGCAGAGGCCCTCCACGCTCACGGCTACAGCAACGATGCCTGCAGACTGGCAGTGGAGCTGGCTGGAGACCTGCTGGCCAACCCTCCAGACCTGAAGGTGGagcagccccagaccaagggcaAGAAGAGCAAGGTGTCCACCAGCAGGCAGACCCAGGTGGCCACCAACACGCTGGTTAAGACCTCCTTCCTGCTGACGGTGCTGAGCGAGAGGCTGGAGCTTCACAACCTGGCCTTCAGCACGGGTATGTTCTCTCTGGAGCTGCAGAGGCCCCCAGCCTCCACCAAGGCCCTGGAGGTCAAGCTTGCCTACCAGGAGTCAGAGGTGGTGGCTCTGCTGAAGAAAATCCCTCTGGGCCTGGTGGAGATGACGTCCATACGGGACAGGGCCGAGCAGCTCCGAGACGGGAACTTCTGTGACTACAGGCCCGTCCTGCCCCTCATGCTGGCCAGCTTCATATTTGATGTGCTGTGTACCCCAG TTGTGTCCCCCACAGGTTCCCGTCCGCCTAGCCGTAATCGGAACAACGAGATGCCTGGAGATGAGGAGCTGGGCTTTGAGGCGGCTGTAGCAGCACTGG GTATGAAGACCACAGTGAGCGAGGCAGAGcatcctctgctgtgtgaggggaccaggagagagaaaggagacttGGCTCTGGCCCTCATGATCACATACAAGGATGACCAGAGCAAGCTGAAAAAG ATCCTGGACAAGCTGCTGGACAGAGAGAGCCAGACCCACAAGCCCCAGACCCTGAGCTCCTTCTACTCCAGCAAGCCAGCTGCCAGCAGTCAAAGGAGCCCGTCCAAGCACGCTACCCACACTGCTCACGGACACGGAGGTGCCACCGGAGGGGTGTCCAAACATGCACCCAACACCACAGCTGCAGCCgggtcctcctcctccttgcaAGCGGTGGCTGCTGGGGGGGCGGCAGGACAGCAGGCGGGTCTGGCGGGCAGTGGGGTGCAGAACAACTCCACAGCCGGAGAGTGTGTCAGTGAGGCCAGAGAGCAAG CAGATGGTGTCCAGCCTGCGTCATGTGACCAGCCGAGTGAGGCTGTCCCATTCAAGCCAGAGGGCACAGTGCCGAGCCGCTTGGCGCTGGGAGGACGGGGGGCATACAGCGGGCGCTGCTGGGGCTCTCCTGTCCGCCAGAAGAAGAAACACACAG GCATGGCGAGTATCGACAGCAGTGCTCCTGAGACCACCTCAGACAGCTCCCCCACCCTTAGTCGACGCCCACTCAGAGGGGGCTGGGCCGCAGCTTCCTGGGGGAGGGGCCAAGACAGTGACAGCATCAGCAGCTCCTCTTCTGATTCGCTAGGCTCCTCCTCATCCAGTGGCTCTCGCAGGGCCGGAGGCGGAGCTAGAGCAAAGAGCACAGACACCAGCAG GTATAAAGGGCGTCGTCCCGAGTGCCATGCACCACATGTGCCCAACCAACCGTCGGAGGCGGCGGCCCACTTCTACTTCGAGCTGGCCAAGACCGTGCTGATCAAGGCCGGGGGCAACAGCTCCACCTCCATCTTCACCCAGCCCTCAGCCAGTGGAGGCCACCAGGGGCCCCACCGCAACTTGCACCTCTGTGCCTTTGAGATCGGCCTGTACGCCCTAGGCCTGCACAACTTTGTCTCACCTAACTGGCTCTCCAGGACCTACTCCTCCCACGTCTCCTGGATCACAG gCCAGGCCATGGAGATCGGCAGTGCTGCCCTCAACATCCTAGTGGAATGCTGGGACGGGCACCTCACCCCTCCCGAGGTGGCATCACTGGCCGACAGAGCATCACGGGCGCGGGATCCTAACATGGTTCGCGCTGCGGCTGAGCTGGCCCTAAGCTGCCTGCCCCATGCACACGCCCTCAACCCCAATGAGATCCAGAGGGCCCTGGTGCAGTGCAAGGAACAG gACAATGTGATGCTAGAGAAAGCCTGTATGGCTGTAGAGGAGGCAGCCAAGGGGGGCGGTGTGTACCCTGAGGTTCTGTTTGAGGTGGCCCACCAGTGGTACTGGCTCTATGAGCAGACAGTAGGAGGGGTGTCAGGGGCCCAGCGTGAAGGCCCGGGACGCTGTGGGGCCAACGGTGGAGCTGGAAGGAGGCCCCCAGAGACGGGCCACGGTGTAATGGACAACATTGGCAACATGGATTCCTCCGGCGTCGCTACGGTGACGGCCTCAGTGACAGCAGCGGCTGTGGTGCCCGTCATCTCTGTGGGCTCCACCATCTACCAATCACACGCCCTTCCCGGCTCGGCCATGGCCCACCCCCACACCCAGGGCCTGCAcccctacaccaccatccagGCCCACCTACCCACAGTCTGCACCCCCCAGTACCTGGGGCACCCACTGCAGCACGTCCCCCGGCCCACTGTATTCCCTGTGTCAGGGGGTGCCTACCCACAG tgtgtctgtgtgccctcTCAGGGAATGCACCCGGCCTTTATCGGTGCCCAGTACCCGTTCTCAGTGGCCACTGGCCCCCATCCGCCCATGGCAGCGACAGCGGTCACCTTCCCCGGTGTTCCCGTGCCGTCCATGACCCAGATCGCCGTCCACCCCTATCACACCGAGACCGGCCTGCCTCTTAGCACCACTGTAGCAG GAGCCGCATCTTTTTCCCCTTTCTATCCAGTAGGTGGCGTCCATTCAGGCGCCACAATCCAGGCCATTCAGGGGTCATCTCTTCCTGGAATGTCTTCTCAGCCTGTCTCATTGGTCAGCGCCCCCTTCCCGTCTGAAGACGAGCAGCAtagccagccaatcagccagcaGGGCCTTCACTACCtgcactcagcatacagagttg GCATGCTAGCTTTGGAGATGCTTGGCAGGAGGGCTCACAACGACCACCCCAATAACTTCTCCCGCAGCCCCCCATACACAGAGGACGTCAAGTGGCTCCTGGGCCTGGCTGCACGGCTAG GCGTGAACTACGTGTACCAGTTCTGTGTGGGTGCGGCTAAGGGCGTGCTCAGCCCCTTCGTTCTTCAGGAGATCATCATGGAGGCTCTCCAGAGACTGAACCCCGCCCACATCCATGCCCATCTCCGCACGCCTGCCTTCCACCAACTGGTGCAGCGCTGCCAGCAGGCCTACCTACAG TACATCCACCACCGGCTGATCCACCTGACCCCGGCCGACTACGACGACTTTGTCAACATCATCCGCAGCGCCCGCGGGGCCTTCTGCCTGACCCCTGTGGGCATGATGCAGTTCAACGACGTGCTGCAGAACCTGAAGAGGGGCAAGCAGACGAAGGAGCTGTGGCAGCGCATCTCTCTGGAGATGGCCACCTTCTCCCCATGA